The bacterium genome includes a region encoding these proteins:
- a CDS encoding PAS domain S-box protein → MKKTQKLLNNKYILVITPIIVIIIIVFLCLINSANSILVESKKAAVINEEILQSTNEFDEIFSKAEYPVSSLNSMVSAMMEKPAELKDIKRLKHIFNVHINPLAKYLLENTTYGQGIWFIPNQKTVQDNYQGLWIIKKNNKFENIPDTGRKFTEKDDPYYFKAIKAKSRIWSEIYQDPDIKISMITIAEPVYKNGILLGVGGIDISLDNINRLLSKIKAQYKSSEVFLLNQTGYLISSTDKITPDISKNITSLIFNKKINKNSTIYYNENNLSKVAHIAKLATGDYLLITVPNFINGDFAYLVIAIYLIFIMLVIALFIAFKGNKKLEYETALLNGLLNSMPDVIYFKDKEGVYLGCNQAYTDFIGISKENIIGKTDYDLYPKNIADLFRENDLALMNSGESKYSEGWVKYPDERKILLSTVKAPLYNLQNELIGILFGGRDITEHKRLEDKIKESETEKNVILNSLSEIVAFIDTDFKFKWVNKLGCDAFGMKESEMIGSLCYQVRHHSDEHHAMCPVAKAMQTGLPQEAEVDIYNGRILLVLANPVFDENKKLIGVVETALDITDRKKAEEKILESESEKNTILNNLPYIAWLKDKNHRYLTINDQFIEICKLSRETVIGKTDHDFMPANMADENKKRDLQVIESGKQIVFEKSFLDRNGKIWFAEYYIKPVKDKNNNIIGTTGIIRDTTQQKRAEETLHRSEAKYRTLFDSTSDAVMLLDEKSFIDCNSVALSMFRCSTKKEFCSMHPSTLSPKKQPDGTDSITASIENIKTAMKNGNNQFDWVHKRYGTGEEFHADVILSRIEMEGRQLLLASVRDITARKKAEIEIIKAKELAEEANKIKSEFLANMSHEIRTPMNGVIGFTSLLLSTDLNEEQEDFAQETKKSSELLLNIINDILDFSKIEAGKMLMETIDFDIRSNVEDIAVLAMSTAYKKELEISSFIHSDVPQKIAGDPGRLKQVLNNLVNNAVKFTNQGEILITVNKESEQNNSVTLKFEVSDTGIGIAQDKQKAIFESFTQADASATRKFGGTGLGLTISKKIIELMNGKISVTSEEGKGSLFSFTAEFEKCNNSETLETASISLEGKNILVAERNLTNLKIMSDYLGETGCNVYKADSTENALSILKSVPTIDVILLDYNMTGPYGMMLAFEIKSIPEFADIPLISITSLNQRGESKKAKEKEFAGYLIKPIKKNAMFECINIALEAKPQQTNLKTDVLIDEYDFKERPINKNFKILLAEDNETNQKLTTKILNKEGFLCDIVSNGVKAVEAYQNHNYDLILMDCQMPILDGYEASEKIRAIEVSKETTDNEKKHVPIIALTAHALEGDIEKCLSFGMNDYIAKPFNDKLFIETIKKHLTVKQLDKKQILMSSILSEIIENIGFSEPEAVEILDEYIKTIPPMIESINKAIIEDDFKEIASQAHLMKGSSANLRIKELNELALRLENSAKSNDMFLCDLLLKDIQKYSDLLN, encoded by the coding sequence CTTTGGATAATTAAAAAAAATAATAAATTTGAAAATATACCTGATACCGGCAGAAAATTTACGGAAAAAGATGATCCATATTATTTTAAGGCCATAAAAGCCAAATCTCGTATTTGGAGTGAAATTTATCAGGATCCCGATATCAAAATTTCTATGATAACAATTGCCGAGCCTGTATATAAAAACGGAATATTACTCGGGGTCGGAGGAATTGACATCTCTCTTGATAACATAAACAGGCTTCTCTCTAAAATAAAAGCCCAATATAAATCTTCAGAAGTTTTTCTTCTGAATCAAACCGGTTATTTAATCTCTTCAACTGATAAAATAACTCCTGATATATCAAAAAATATAACTAGCTTGATTTTTAATAAAAAAATAAATAAAAATTCAACTATTTATTATAATGAAAATAATTTATCTAAAGTCGCTCATATTGCGAAATTAGCAACAGGCGATTACTTACTTATTACAGTGCCTAATTTTATTAATGGAGATTTTGCATATTTAGTAATTGCGATATATCTTATATTTATTATGCTTGTTATTGCTTTATTTATTGCATTTAAAGGCAATAAAAAACTTGAATATGAAACAGCTTTACTTAACGGATTACTAAATTCAATGCCTGATGTTATTTATTTCAAAGACAAAGAGGGCGTCTATTTAGGATGTAATCAGGCTTATACGGATTTTATAGGTATCTCAAAAGAAAATATCATTGGAAAAACTGATTATGATTTGTATCCAAAAAATATTGCAGATTTATTCAGAGAAAATGATCTTGCTCTGATGAATTCAGGGGAATCAAAATACAGTGAAGGTTGGGTAAAATACCCTGACGAAAGAAAAATTCTTTTATCTACAGTAAAAGCACCATTATATAATTTACAAAATGAACTTATAGGCATTTTGTTCGGAGGAAGGGATATAACTGAACATAAAAGACTTGAAGATAAAATAAAAGAATCTGAAACGGAAAAAAATGTTATTTTGAACAGTCTTTCTGAAATAGTTGCTTTTATAGATACTGACTTTAAGTTCAAATGGGTTAACAAATTAGGCTGCGATGCTTTCGGGATGAAAGAAAGTGAAATGATCGGCAGCTTATGTTATCAAGTAAGACATCACTCTGATGAACATCATGCAATGTGTCCTGTAGCCAAAGCAATGCAAACAGGCTTGCCCCAAGAAGCCGAAGTGGATATATATAACGGAAGAATTCTTCTCGTACTTGCTAATCCTGTTTTTGATGAAAACAAAAAACTGATAGGAGTTGTTGAAACTGCTCTGGATATAACTGACAGAAAAAAAGCCGAAGAAAAAATTCTGGAATCAGAATCAGAAAAAAATACCATTTTAAATAACCTGCCATATATTGCCTGGCTAAAAGATAAAAATCACAGGTACTTAACAATAAATGACCAATTTATAGAAATTTGTAAGCTCTCCAGGGAAACTGTCATAGGCAAGACAGACCACGATTTCATGCCCGCAAACATGGCTGATGAAAACAAAAAACGTGATCTTCAGGTTATAGAGTCAGGGAAGCAAATTGTTTTTGAAAAATCGTTTCTGGACAGAAACGGAAAAATCTGGTTTGCAGAGTACTATATAAAACCTGTAAAAGATAAAAACAATAATATAATTGGCACTACGGGTATAATACGAGATACAACCCAACAAAAACGAGCTGAAGAAACACTACACCGCTCAGAGGCTAAATATCGTACCCTATTCGATTCAACCAGCGATGCGGTTATGCTTCTTGATGAGAAAAGCTTTATTGATTGTAACTCTGTAGCTTTATCAATGTTTAGATGTTCAACAAAAAAAGAATTTTGCTCAATGCACCCATCAACATTATCACCTAAAAAGCAGCCTGATGGTACGGATTCTATAACAGCCTCTATTGAGAACATTAAAACAGCAATGAAAAATGGAAATAATCAGTTCGATTGGGTTCACAAGCGTTATGGAACGGGAGAAGAGTTTCATGCAGATGTAATACTCAGTAGAATAGAAATGGAAGGCAGACAGCTTTTACTGGCTTCAGTCAGAGATATAACAGCACGTAAAAAAGCTGAAATAGAAATAATTAAGGCAAAAGAACTTGCAGAAGAAGCCAACAAAATAAAAAGTGAATTTCTGGCAAACATGAGCCATGAAATAAGAACGCCTATGAACGGTGTAATCGGGTTTACCAGCCTATTATTAAGTACTGATCTTAATGAAGAACAGGAAGATTTTGCTCAAGAAACTAAAAAATCATCTGAATTGTTATTAAATATTATCAATGACATTCTTGATTTTTCTAAAATTGAAGCAGGAAAAATGCTAATGGAAACTATCGACTTTGATATAAGGTCTAATGTCGAGGATATTGCTGTTTTGGCAATGTCTACAGCCTATAAAAAAGAATTGGAAATTAGCTCGTTTATTCATTCAGACGTTCCGCAAAAAATCGCGGGTGATCCCGGCAGATTAAAACAAGTCCTGAACAACCTTGTTAATAATGCAGTTAAATTTACAAATCAGGGCGAAATATTGATAACTGTTAATAAAGAATCAGAACAAAATAATTCGGTAACCTTGAAATTTGAAGTTTCCGATACAGGCATCGGCATCGCTCAAGACAAACAAAAAGCCATCTTTGAATCCTTCACACAGGCTGATGCCTCTGCGACAAGAAAATTCGGAGGAACAGGGCTGGGATTAACTATTTCTAAAAAAATAATTGAGTTGATGAATGGAAAAATCAGCGTAACCAGCGAAGAAGGCAAAGGTTCTCTGTTTTCATTTACTGCTGAATTCGAAAAATGTAATAACAGCGAAACATTAGAAACAGCTTCAATTTCTTTAGAAGGAAAAAATATTCTTGTGGCTGAGCGAAATTTAACAAACTTAAAAATTATGAGCGATTACTTGGGTGAAACAGGGTGCAATGTTTATAAGGCTGATTCTACAGAAAATGCATTATCAATCTTAAAATCAGTGCCTACTATTGATGTTATTCTTCTTGATTATAATATGACCGGTCCGTACGGAATGATGCTTGCTTTTGAAATAAAATCTATTCCTGAATTTGCCGATATTCCTCTTATTTCAATTACATCACTAAATCAAAGAGGTGAAAGTAAAAAAGCTAAAGAAAAAGAATTCGCCGGATATTTAATAAAACCGATTAAAAAAAATGCTATGTTTGAGTGTATAAACATTGCACTGGAAGCAAAACCGCAGCAGACTAATTTAAAGACAGATGTGCTTATCGACGAATATGACTTTAAAGAAAGACCTATTAATAAAAATTTTAAAATACTTCTGGCTGAAGATAATGAAACAAATCAAAAATTAACAACAAAGATTTTAAATAAAGAGGGTTTCCTCTGCGATATTGTCTCAAATGGAGTTAAGGCAGTCGAAGCATATCAAAACCATAATTATGACCTTATTTTAATGGATTGCCAAATGCCAATTTTAGACGGCTATGAGGCATCTGAAAAAATAAGAGCTATAGAAGTTTCAAAAGAAACTACAGACAACGAAAAAAAACATGTTCCAATTATTGCCTTAACAGCTCACGCTCTTGAAGGGGATATCGAGAAATGCTTGTCCTTCGGGATGAATGATTATATCGCTAAACCTTTTAACGATAAACTTTTCATTGAAACTATAAAAAAACATTTGACTGTTAAACAATTAGATAAAAAACAAATTTTAATGAGTTCTATTCTCTCTGAAATTATTGAAAATATAGGATTTTCAGAACCTGAAGCCGTAGAGATTCTCGATGAATACATAAAAACAATTCCTCCTATGATAGAAAGCATTAATAAAGCTATTATCGAAGATGATTTTAAAGAAATAGCTTCTCAAGCACATTTGATGAAAGGCTCCAGTGCGAATTTAAGAATAAAAGAACTAAACGAACTTGCCTTAAGATTGGAAAATTCAGCAAAATCAAACGATATGTTTTTATGTGATTTATTATTGAAAGATATTCAAAAATATTCTGATCTGTTAAATTAA
- a CDS encoding thiamine pyrophosphate-dependent enzyme has translation MATKTPDQYRSPVNPTWCKDCGDYKVLDSLTSALAEVAVEPHNIVLTAGVGCASRLPFYTSTYGFHTVHGRALPAAIGIKVANRERTVISVGGDGDAFSIGGNHFIHTSRKNPDITYIVMDNEIYGLTKGQNSPTSHEDLLTKINPYEVVEDRINPVLMALSFNTSFIARAFCDETEQLKDIIARAIRHKGFSFVHVLSPCTQYNEKVTYDSLKKRIQALPENHDRLDRLLGMKYAFTQEPLYTGIFYENERPTLHDKLDNIKEMSRAEVGNPENYSLQDIMKQFE, from the coding sequence TTGGCTACAAAGACGCCAGATCAATACAGAAGCCCGGTAAACCCTACATGGTGCAAAGACTGTGGAGATTATAAAGTATTGGATTCATTAACTTCCGCGCTTGCAGAAGTTGCAGTAGAACCGCATAACATAGTATTAACCGCAGGTGTAGGCTGTGCCAGCCGTTTGCCTTTTTATACAAGTACATACGGATTTCATACGGTACATGGAAGAGCTCTACCTGCTGCGATAGGTATTAAAGTCGCAAATAGAGAAAGAACAGTTATATCAGTAGGTGGTGACGGCGATGCTTTCAGCATAGGCGGAAACCATTTTATACATACTTCAAGAAAAAACCCTGATATTACGTATATTGTAATGGATAATGAAATCTATGGACTTACAAAAGGACAGAACTCTCCGACTTCTCATGAGGACTTATTGACCAAAATTAATCCTTATGAAGTTGTTGAAGATAGAATTAACCCTGTTTTAATGGCGCTTTCTTTTAATACATCATTTATTGCCCGCGCATTTTGCGATGAAACAGAGCAGTTAAAAGATATAATTGCAAGAGCAATAAGACATAAAGGCTTTTCTTTTGTGCATGTTCTATCTCCATGTACTCAATATAATGAAAAAGTTACGTATGATTCTCTAAAAAAACGAATACAGGCACTTCCCGAAAATCATGACAGATTGGACAGACTTTTGGGAATGAAATATGCGTTTACACAAGAGCCGCTTTATACAGGAATTTTCTACGAAAATGAAAGACCTACTTTGCACGACAAACTTGATAATATAAAAGAAATGTCCAGAGCTGAAGTTGGAAATCCTGAGAATTACAGTCTTCAAGACATTATGAAACAGTTTGAATAA
- a CDS encoding diacylglycerol kinase family protein, giving the protein MSNRNFLFIYNDKAGKGSILKKLQYIKKLFSKKEICFKFINILDLNNTVHIENFDTVVAIGGDGTVLAVLPYIVNKGIKLGIIPCGTANLLAEKLNIPQNISQAVDILINGTKKLIDVGKAGNSYFALRVGYGMDADIVNGANSFLKNKFGYLAYLVQGIKSILNLRTKSFEIRTDNKCFNVKASAVIVSNSGNMFRDKFSVSPESDISDGKLDVFVLRARNIREFLTVFFQILFNKHKIGPNVMYGKTHSISIKTNNNKFHVDGEACSSQKVDISLIHNGLAVMVP; this is encoded by the coding sequence ATGAGCAACAGAAATTTTTTATTTATCTACAACGATAAAGCAGGCAAAGGAAGTATTTTAAAAAAACTTCAATATATAAAAAAACTTTTCTCTAAAAAAGAAATTTGTTTTAAATTTATAAATATTCTTGATTTAAATAATACTGTTCATATAGAAAATTTTGATACCGTTGTTGCCATTGGCGGAGACGGTACGGTTCTGGCGGTTTTGCCTTATATTGTAAACAAAGGTATAAAATTGGGAATAATTCCCTGCGGAACAGCAAATTTACTGGCAGAAAAATTAAATATCCCCCAAAATATTTCACAGGCTGTTGATATATTGATTAATGGAACAAAAAAACTTATAGACGTAGGCAAAGCAGGAAATTCCTATTTTGCATTAAGAGTCGGCTATGGAATGGATGCTGATATTGTTAACGGAGCAAATTCTTTTCTGAAAAACAAATTCGGATATTTGGCATATTTAGTTCAGGGCATAAAAAGCATTTTAAACCTTAGAACAAAATCGTTCGAAATTCGCACTGATAATAAGTGCTTTAATGTAAAAGCTTCTGCGGTTATTGTTTCAAATTCAGGCAATATGTTCAGGGACAAGTTTTCTGTATCGCCTGAAAGCGATATTTCTGACGGAAAACTCGATGTTTTCGTGCTTCGTGCAAGAAATATACGGGAATTTTTAACTGTGTTTTTTCAAATTTTATTTAACAAACATAAAATCGGTCCAAACGTAATGTATGGAAAAACCCACAGCATTAGCATCAAAACAAATAACAATAAGTTTCATGTTGACGGTGAAGCCTGTTCTTCCCAAAAAGTTGATATAAGCCTAATACATAACGGATTAGCCGTTATGGTTCCTTAG